A genomic stretch from Haloarchaeobius amylolyticus includes:
- a CDS encoding complex I subunit 1/NuoH family protein, translating into MADTVLFPETIENALGLAPYGVLGDAVAAFLAAFIVGSVMLAYTGVAGPWAKRKITAAFTDRIAVNRIGPFGLGTIPADALRLLSKELIVPEDVDRPAYDLAPLIIASSALLGFAVIPMGGLGPLNIHLADPDAGLAYVFAVASIATLGLTMAGYASANKYSMLGALRAIAQNIAYEIPLVLTGVSVVLFSQSLQMSEIVAVQQESLVTIAGLSIPSWFAFVNPFAFVLFMIANLAEVGRNPFDIPEAPTEIVAGYQTEYSSVYFVLIYLGEFLHIFLGGAIVATLFLGGPSGPGPESIGFIWFTVKIWGVFLFTQWARSAVPRVRIDQLIEIGWKGMLVLSFANLLLTALLVGVIA; encoded by the coding sequence ATGGCAGATACGGTCCTCTTCCCGGAGACCATCGAGAACGCGCTCGGGCTGGCGCCCTACGGCGTGCTCGGTGACGCCGTCGCGGCGTTCCTCGCGGCGTTCATCGTGGGCAGCGTCATGCTGGCCTACACCGGCGTCGCGGGCCCGTGGGCGAAGCGGAAGATCACCGCCGCGTTCACGGACCGCATCGCGGTCAACCGCATCGGGCCGTTCGGCCTGGGGACCATCCCGGCGGACGCGCTCCGCCTGCTCTCGAAGGAGCTCATCGTCCCCGAGGACGTCGACCGCCCGGCGTACGACCTCGCGCCGCTCATCATCGCCAGCTCTGCGTTGCTCGGCTTCGCGGTCATCCCGATGGGTGGCCTCGGCCCGCTGAACATCCACCTGGCCGACCCCGATGCCGGCCTGGCGTACGTGTTCGCGGTGGCCTCCATCGCGACGCTCGGCCTGACGATGGCCGGCTACGCGTCGGCGAACAAGTACTCGATGCTCGGCGCGCTGCGTGCCATCGCACAGAACATCGCGTACGAGATTCCGCTCGTCCTGACGGGCGTGTCCGTCGTGCTGTTCTCGCAGTCGCTCCAGATGAGCGAGATCGTCGCCGTCCAGCAGGAGAGCCTGGTGACCATCGCCGGTCTCTCGATCCCCTCGTGGTTCGCGTTCGTGAACCCGTTCGCGTTCGTGCTGTTCATGATCGCGAACCTCGCGGAGGTCGGACGGAACCCGTTCGACATCCCCGAGGCACCGACCGAGATCGTCGCAGGGTACCAGACCGAGTACTCCTCGGTCTACTTCGTCCTCATCTACCTTGGTGAGTTCCTGCACATCTTCCTCGGCGGCGCCATCGTCGCGACGCTGTTCCTGGGCGGCCCGTCCGGGCCGGGCCCGGAATCCATCGGGTTCATCTGGTTCACGGTGAAGATCTGGGGCGTGTTCCTGTTCACCCAGTGGGCGCGCTCGGCGGTCCCGCGCGTTCGCATCGACCAGCTCATCGAGATCGGCTGGAAGGGGATGCTCGTGCTCTCCTTCGCGAACCTGCTGCTGACCGCACTCCTCGTGGGGGTGATCGCATGA